Below is a genomic region from Alkalinema sp. FACHB-956.
GCAGATTCTGCAACTTCATCCACCGCCCCAGCGCGCAAACCTGCCCGCCGCAAGTCCTGGGTTGGCGGCGTCCTGCTCTTCCTGCTGCTGGCGACGGGTGGCGGACTGTATGCCTGGTCGGTGCTGGATGCCAACGGGTTTAATGCTTGGCGCGATCGCCTGCAAACCCAGGTACAAGGCTGGTTCTCCCGGCCAAATTAGGTCGGCAAATTAGGTCGGTAACGGCAGTGGGTTAACGGTGGTGGGTCAATGGCGGTGGGTCAACGGCGGTAGGCAACGTCGGGCCAGCCTGCGATCGAGCAAGCCTGCGATCGGGCAAGCGGGACAGGCAAAGACTCGCGGGAACGGATGGCGGGGCTTTTCTATCGCAACAATCGAGGAGAAGAGCCCTTTCCCAGATCAGAACCGTTGCCGTCTTGTGTAAAGATAGTAAAGCTGTCGATTGTGCAGTCAGGTGAATTGGTCTATGGTAACGACTGCTGAGAGGAACACATCAAAGGCTATGGAAGTTGGGAAGCGCATTCGGGTGAAGAACTCCGTTGTCATTTATCATCACCCAGAGCATCGGAATCAGGGTTTTGATCTCAACGGGCAAGAGGGTGAAGTAGTCGCGATCGTTAACAGTTGGCATGGTCGTCCAGTGAGCGCTAATTTTCCCTACTTAGTGCAATTTGGCCCCAAATTGAAAGTCCACCTGGCAGACTACGAAATCGAAGCGGTCGATTAAGCCATCAATGGGGCGGTTCAGGAGAATTCCAGACTAGCGGTCATCTGATTTAGTTGCAATCTGGTGAGTTGCGGGATCTGGGTATTTGCAGAATTAGTTGCAATCAATTGAGCCGGAAAAATCGGAACAAATTAACGTCACCTTGCATTTTCTGCTGTTCTTGCTGGTGGCGTTTTGCCGTTTCTTGGTACCAAGCGTAATAGGCTTCTAGATCATCCCGCTGCTGTTTTTCAGCGTAGAAGGCCCGTGTGACTCGATAGACTTCAAACACTTCCGGTTCGATCGGAGGAGCTTGACTTAGCCAACGCAGAAATTGTGATGACATGGCTCCTCCTGAGAAACCGTAAATCGTAGACTTTGCAAATTCCTAGACTCTATCCTAGCGAAGCAGAAGCCTTGTCCGAAGGTGATCAGAGATTTGGGCTGAAACCTTTTTTAACGACCGATATCGCATTCCATCTCAACCATGGCAGTCTGGGGCAGGCTGAGGGGTTGGTTATGCAGCACCATGGTGGTGGTGCCATTGGACTCAAACCCGATGCGCTCATAGAACCGCTGCTGATTCGTGGTCATGAGATAAATCCGCTCCACGCGGCTGACCTGGGGATGGCTCAAAATCGTTTCCACCAGCTTGCGGCCAATCCCAGCCCCTTGGTAATCCGGATGCACCACCACATCCCAAATGGTGGCGCGATAAATGCCATCCGATGTGGCTCGGGCAAACCCCATTAACTGATCCCCATCCCACGCAGTCACGATCGGTTTACTGTTTTCCAG
It encodes:
- a CDS encoding GNAT family N-acetyltransferase, yielding MDCRNVQLKVGAEFVDLDKLQALFNLAAFWARDRRADELAIALENSKPIVTAWDGDQLMGFARATSDGIYRATIWDVVVHPDYQGAGIGRKLVETILSHPQVSRVERIYLMTTNQQRFYERIGFESNGTTTMVLHNQPLSLPQTAMVEMECDIGR
- a CDS encoding ferredoxin-thioredoxin reductase variable chain — protein: MEVGKRIRVKNSVVIYHHPEHRNQGFDLNGQEGEVVAIVNSWHGRPVSANFPYLVQFGPKLKVHLADYEIEAVD